The sequence TATCTCTCCCATGCAAATTGCCTTTGCCATAAAGCCTGTAGGAAAAATGCCCCGCTAATAGGGGATTGAGACGCATCACCTAAACAAATCGCCTTTGCCATATAATTCCTCCTAGTAGGAAAAATGCCCCGCTAATAGGGGATTGAGACGAATGATAGCAACATTGTCAATATTAATTTGTGATATTGTTGTAGGAAAAATGCCCCGCTAATAGGGGATTGAGACTGATTATGTTCTTTTAATCTGAATGATATTTGTTTATAGTAAAAGCAATTAGGAGGAAAAATATATTTAACAAAATTTTTCTTAACATATACTTGTAAGTGTTAAAGTATAAAAAATTGAGCAATTTTTTTAAAAAATGACCTATATTTTTACACTCTTCTCAATCTAAAGAGAACAAAGATTAAAAAAGTTAATGTAAGGAGAGTGTAAAAATATGCTAAACAAAAAGATTTTACTTTTAGTAACCGCCTTCTCTTTGATTGCCATGCCATTGTGGGCACGACAGGGGAGTTCCCAGTTAAGTGGAAATTTTTATTTTGGCATATCCAGTGCAGACTGTACAGCATGGACAGGTAGTACATTAGGCTTATATCTTGGTAACGATCCAACATTATGGAACAACCCCACTAATGAAATTGGGCCTGCTGGTGGTATAGGCTTTGGCTATCGCTATTTTATCAATGACAATGTTGCAATTGCAACCGGCCTTGCTGCTGTGTATAAAAGCTTTAGTGTTGAGTACCCTGCCAATACAGCGTATGATGATATAACAATAGAAATTGGTACCACTTACATCATTATACCAGCAGGGGTAAGAGCGTATTTTGAATACTTCTATATTGGTGGTGGTTTTTATTATGGAATGGCTGGTGATGCCGAGGCACAAATTACCTACACTACTATGTATGGCACACAAACCATCAAAGACACCCTTAATTTTGATGATGATTTTGGGCTATATATAGATCTTGGATTAGATATTCCACTGAGCCAGCAACTTAGTTTAGATTTAGGTATAAGGTATGAGCGGGGTTTGACAGCAGTGTATGAAGAAGAATATGATCTTATAACAGATGTAATGACAAGAGCAGTGCTGTTCAATGCTGGTATATGTGTGTTACTATAAATAACTTTATTGTAAATTCTTTTAAAACACGGGTAAACATGTATGCCCGTGTTTTTTTATCTGCGTA comes from Spirochaetota bacterium and encodes:
- a CDS encoding porin family protein → MLNKKILLLVTAFSLIAMPLWARQGSSQLSGNFYFGISSADCTAWTGSTLGLYLGNDPTLWNNPTNEIGPAGGIGFGYRYFINDNVAIATGLAAVYKSFSVEYPANTAYDDITIEIGTTYIIIPAGVRAYFEYFYIGGGFYYGMAGDAEAQITYTTMYGTQTIKDTLNFDDDFGLYIDLGLDIPLSQQLSLDLGIRYERGLTAVYEEEYDLITDVMTRAVLFNAGICVLL